The genomic stretch GATCGTTGCGGTGCTCATGATCGCTCTGCTCACCCTGCTGCCGTTTATTGGGCTAGCTCGCTAGTCGTCAGAAGCGTCAGACAGATGCCCGCGCTTGACGTACATCATTACCCCGGCCTGGCCTGCGCGAAGCCGTGGCGCAGCCCCCGGCGGGTAGCGGCACCAGCTCCCTTCCGGGTACTCGGTGTCCGCATCGCACAGCGACCCTTCCAGCACGAACAGCTCCAATCCGCCCGGTAGGGCAGGATAGTCGGTGACGATGTCACGCTCCCAGCGCTCCAGGCTGATACGCTCGCTTTGATAGGTATGCAGCATTTTGTACGTGATGCCGGGCCGACGATCAGGCTGCCAGGGCAAACGGTGGGCGGGAATGGCGAGTTGGAGCAGATCGTTCTCATCGAACTGGTGGAGCTTCACGAGAATCAGCGCGCCCTCATCGCCAATGTGGGGCGTATGGCCCGTGCCGATGGGGTTGCGCAGGTAGCTGCCCGCCGGGTAGCGGCCATGTTCGTCGGCAAACACGCCCTCGAGCACGAGAATCTCTTCACCGCCGCCGTGGGTGTGGCGGCTGAACTGACTATTTGGCGCATAGCGTACCAGGCTCGTGGCGCGGGCCACCTCATCGCCAATGCGGTCCAGCATCATTCGTTCTACGCCTGCGCTGGGCGAGGCGACCCAGCGATACTGCTCCGGCGTGACAAAGGCAAAGTGGCTAAAGTCGGCGTTTAGGCGCATGGTAGTGGCTCTTTGCAGGGGTTTAAACAACGTTAGCGGCGCATGGTGGAGCCAGTCTCCCCATCCTCACGACAAAATGCAACGCAAAAAAATACCGCCTGGCGCAGGCGGTATTCGATTCTTTACGGCACGTCTTTACGACATGGCTCAGTGATCATGACCATGATCGTCGTGGTCGTGGTCGTGGTCGTGGTCGTGGTCGTGGTCGTGGTCGTGGTCGTGGTCGTGGTCGTGGTCGTGGTCGTGGTCGTGGTCGTGGTCGTCATGACCAGGATCATCATGACCCGGCGCTGCCAGAGCATCGTGGAGCACCTGGGCGTTGTGGCGCATCATGCCCAGGTAGGTGTTGGCATCGCCTTCACTGGCCAGCGCATCCGCGTACAGCGTGCCGGCGATGGGAAGGCCAGTCTCTTCTGCCAACTGCGTAATGATTGCCTGGTTGGTCATGTTCTCGTGGAACAGCGCCTGTACGTTCTCTTGCTCGATCACATCGATCAGGGCGGCCATGCTGGCACCGCTGGGATCGGCTTCGGTCGAGAGACCGACCGGCGAGAGGAAATTCACGCCGTAGGCGCTGGAGAAGTAGCCAAACGAATCGTGCCCGGTGATCACGCTGGCCGACGCAGGAATCTCGCTGAGCAGCTCACGAATCTCGGCATCAACGCTATCCAGCTCTGCCAGGTAGCGCTCGGCATTGGCTTGGTAGCTCTGCGCGTTGGCACCATCGGCCTCGATCAGGCCATCACGAATATTGGTGACGTAGACCCTCGCCTGCTGCAGATCTTGCCATGCATGAGGGTCGTCATCGCCATGGGCGTGCTCGCTGTGATCGTCCTCTGCATGCTCGTCGTGATGCGCGTCATCACCATGCTCGTCATGATGCGCCTCATGAGCGTGCGCGTCGTGGTCGTGGTCGTGGTCGTGTTCATCGTGCGCTTCATGATCGTCGTGGTCACCATGCCCGTGTTCGTCATGCGCTGCGAACGCGCGTGGGGCGATGCCATCCGTCGCCGTCACCAGCGCGCCGCGGTAGTCGCTGGAGTCGATCAGCCGCTCCATCCAGCCTTCGAACAGCAGGCCGTTGAAAACCACCAAATCGGCGCCGGCCAGCGCGCGGGCATCGCCAGGGCTCGGGGAGTAAACGTGGGCATCGCCATCCGGACCGACCAGGGAGCTGACGTCCACATGCTCTCCACCGACGTTCTCGACCATATCCGCCAAGATGGAGAAACTGGTGACGACCTGAACCCGCTCGTTCGCCATGGCTGCGGGCAGTGCCAACATGGCCGAGACGCCGACTAACCAGCGCGATGAAGAGATAAGCGACATAACATGCTCCTGATGATGAAATAAACGTGAGACGATCATCCGCTAATGCGACTGCTCCATCGCCAGCGGCGTGGTTTTACGCCGTAACTTCGCGGCCAAGCTGTGGTAGCGGCCAAACAGCGCCGAGAACAAGTACGCTCCCCCGGCCAGTAAGATAATGCTCGGGCCAGATGGCGTGTCCAAATGGAACGACAGCAGCAGCCCGCCGGTACTGGCCAGCATCGCTAACACCACGGCGATGCCCATCAAGCCTTCTAACCGCTTGCTCCAAAACCGCGCTGCCGTGGCGGGCAACATCATTAAGCCAACGGCCATCAGCGTGCCCAGGGTTTGGAAGCCCGCCGTTAAGTTCAGTACCAGCAGCCCTAAAAAGACGCTATGTACCCAACCGCTGCGGCGGTTTTGGCCGCGTAGAAACAGCGGGTCTAAACACTCCACCACCAAGGCGCGGAAAATAACCGCCAGGGTGATGACGATCAGCGTGCTGATCGAGGCGATCAGCAGCAGCGCCGTGGAGTTAATCGCCAAAATGGAGCCGAACAGCACGTGGGTAAGATCCACACTGCTGCCACCCATGGAGATCAGCATGACCCCGGCGGCCAACGAAATGATAAAAAAGCTCGCCATGGCCGCATCTTCACGCTGGCCGCCCATCTTCGAGACCGCCCCCGCCAGCAACGCCACCATGACCCCAAACAGCACGCCACCGACACTCATCACCGGCAGCGAAAAGCCCGCTAGCAAAAAGCCCAGCGCCACGCCGGGTAAGATCGCGTGGGCCATGGCATCGCCAATCAGGCTCATGCCGCGCAGCACCAAAAATACCCCAAGGGGCGGAGCGGCTAGTGAAAGCGCTAGCCCGCCGACCACGGCACGGCGCATAAAGCCGTAATCGAACGGCGCGATCAGCCACGCATCAAGCAGTGCCAGCATGGCGGCCTCCTAAGGTAAACGGCACCACTTGAGCAGGCGCGTGCTGCTGGTTCAGCGCGCTGGGCGCGACCCAACGGCCATGACCACCGCTTAGCATCAGCACTTCGTCGGCCAAGCGGCGCAGGTGATCCATGTCATGCAGCACGATGATGATCGTCACGCCCTCATCGGCCATTTGGCGAAAAATACGAATCAAGATATCGACGGTGTCGCTGTCCACGTTGGCAAACGGCTCATCCAGTAGCAGCAGCTCGGCCTCTTGCATCAACGTTCGGCCAATTAGCGCCCGCTGGCGCTGGCCCCCAGACAGCTCGCCCAGCGGGCGGTGAGCCAAGTGAGAAATGCCCAGGCGTGCCATGATGTCACGGCCTTTGCGGTAGTGGGCCGCACAGTAACCTTTCATGGCCCCGTGGCTAGGCCAGCTGCCGGTCATCACCAGCTCTTCCACGCTCATTGGGAAGGTCAGGTCGAGCGCCAGCTGCTGAGGCAGCCAAGCGCGGCGGGCGTTATCTACCGTGCATATCACCTTGCCACTAATGGGCCTGAGTTCGCCCATGATGGCCTGAATCAGCGTGCTCTTACCGGCGCCATTCGCGCCAATGAGTGCGGTAATCGCACCGGATTTGATATCGCCATCCACATGTTCGAGCACCGTGCGGCGACCCTGCGCTAGGTGCAGATCGTGGAGCTGCAAGCGCGAAGAGGAACGTTCGCTCATAGCGGCCACCCGCCAGCGCCAGCCCACACCACAAGGCCCCATAGCGCAAACAGCGGCAGTGCCACCAATCCCAGCCGCTTACGGGCCGACAGCGACATCAGCGAAAAATGACAAGGACCTTCCTTGTTATGGCGATGCATGTGCTCACTCATCGAGCGACCTCGCTAACGGATAAATAAGTTATAACATAACATTCGGTAAAACCAAAAAAGTGGCGGATATTTTACGCGCTCACAGCGCGCTGACAACGGTGAGCGCGCTAATCTTTGAGCTGCGTAATAAGCGCTCTTCCCAACGCTATCACTAGCGAGTGAGGAGAAGGGCGGGCAAACGAAGAGGCGAGGGCTGGTGGGTGCCATCAGTCGCGTTGGGACGTTTCCCTTCGAGAGACCCCTTGCGCGCCTCATCTCCGGCGCTTTCACTCGGCTTGGGTCTGCCACCCATTCGACTGGTTCAGCAGCAACATTGCTGCTGCCGCTGATATTGCTTAAAGGGAACGATGTAGTGGCGTGGAGAGATGCGAACACTCACTGGAGAAGGCATCGTCATCTGCGATTTTTAAAAAGTAGTTCGCCGCACGGTGATTACTCCTTCTCCTCATCCTCTTCCCAGCGTTCCATGGCGCGTTTGTCGTCAGGTAGGCGGACCATGTCGCCGACAGTGAGCTTGTGATGCGATTTAAAGCGGTGGCCGTGCTGGTCGAGAATGGCGGCGACGCTGCCGATGCTCACGGCGTCTTCTTCCCGGTAGGCTTCGACCTTGACCCGTACGATACGGCCTTGATAACGGGCAGAGAGAATAGCGCCGGGGTAAGGGGGCGTGTGGTCGGGGTCGTTTTTGAAGAAGGCGGCGACGCTGGCGCTGCCGGGGTCATCCCATTCGACGTGTTGATGCATGGTCAGTGTCCTTACATAAGTCGTTAGAAAACAAGCAGACGCTTTCAGTGTAGTGTGCGTTGGCGGCACTCGGCCAATGTGCATAGACAGCTGTGGCCTATGCGCTTAACTTACGAGTTTAAGGGAACCTGGGGGAGAGGCCGCGATGCATCCGTACCGAGCGCTATTCGAGCAGTCGGGCACACCGCTTTTCGTCGTCGAGCGTTCAGCCCCTGATGCAATGAACGTGTACGCGAACGCAGCCTTTCGGCGCGTGGTGGGATGGGCCGATAACAGCGAGATGGCGCTGGCCAACTGCTTTCCCCTCGACGTAACTAACGTGCTGGCCGCCGTACAGGCTTGTGACCAGCAGCAGGCCGTTCAGGAACTGATGGTGACCTGGGCAGACGCCTCACGGCGCTGGCAACTGCAGCTCTCGCCCGTGGTGGACGGCGAGTATCGCGCCGTCTATGGGGCGTTGCATCAGCCCGCGCTGCCGTTTGGCGAGTCGTTGGATGCGTTGCTCTCGCAGCTACCGGGCTTCATTTACCAGTTGCACTACTCGCGCACGGGCAGCTGGCGTTACACCTATGTGGGGCAGCGGGTCGAGGAGATGTTTGGGGTGAGCGTGGAAGAAGCGCTGGCCGATGCGCAGACGCTGCTAGCCAACATTCACCCTGGGGATCGCGATGCGGTCATCGAAAGTTCGCTGGAGAGCGCACGCACGATGACGCCGTGGAAACAGGAATTTCGAATGTTCCACCGTCGTGGCGAAATGCTGTGGGTGGAAGCCAGTGACCAACCCCGACGCGAGCCGGATGGCAGCGTGCTGTGGACGGGGTACGCCAACGATATTACCCAGCGCAAAGCGCTGGAATCGGCACTGAAATCCAGCGAGCAGCGTTTTCGCCAGTTGGTGGAGCAGGCGAACGACATCATCTACACGCTCAGCGCGGACGGCACG from Halomonas meridiana encodes the following:
- a CDS encoding metal ABC transporter permease codes for the protein MLALLDAWLIAPFDYGFMRRAVVGGLALSLAAPPLGVFLVLRGMSLIGDAMAHAILPGVALGFLLAGFSLPVMSVGGVLFGVMVALLAGAVSKMGGQREDAAMASFFIISLAAGVMLISMGGSSVDLTHVLFGSILAINSTALLLIASISTLIVITLAVIFRALVVECLDPLFLRGQNRRSGWVHSVFLGLLVLNLTAGFQTLGTLMAVGLMMLPATAARFWSKRLEGLMGIAVVLAMLASTGGLLLSFHLDTPSGPSIILLAGGAYLFSALFGRYHSLAAKLRRKTTPLAMEQSH
- a CDS encoding cupin domain-containing protein; this translates as MRLNADFSHFAFVTPEQYRWVASPSAGVERMMLDRIGDEVARATSLVRYAPNSQFSRHTHGGGEEILVLEGVFADEHGRYPAGSYLRNPIGTGHTPHIGDEGALILVKLHQFDENDLLQLAIPAHRLPWQPDRRPGITYKMLHTYQSERISLERWERDIVTDYPALPGGLELFVLEGSLCDADTEYPEGSWCRYPPGAAPRLRAGQAGVMMYVKRGHLSDASDD
- a CDS encoding metal ABC transporter ATP-binding protein, producing the protein MSERSSSRLQLHDLHLAQGRRTVLEHVDGDIKSGAITALIGANGAGKSTLIQAIMGELRPISGKVICTVDNARRAWLPQQLALDLTFPMSVEELVMTGSWPSHGAMKGYCAAHYRKGRDIMARLGISHLAHRPLGELSGGQRQRALIGRTLMQEAELLLLDEPFANVDSDTVDILIRIFRQMADEGVTIIIVLHDMDHLRRLADEVLMLSGGHGRWVAPSALNQQHAPAQVVPFTLGGRHAGTA
- a CDS encoding metal ABC transporter solute-binding protein, Zn/Mn family, with translation MSLISSSRWLVGVSAMLALPAAMANERVQVVTSFSILADMVENVGGEHVDVSSLVGPDGDAHVYSPSPGDARALAGADLVVFNGLLFEGWMERLIDSSDYRGALVTATDGIAPRAFAAHDEHGHGDHDDHEAHDEHDHDHDHDAHAHEAHHDEHGDDAHHDEHAEDDHSEHAHGDDDPHAWQDLQQARVYVTNIRDGLIEADGANAQSYQANAERYLAELDSVDAEIRELLSEIPASASVITGHDSFGYFSSAYGVNFLSPVGLSTEADPSGASMAALIDVIEQENVQALFHENMTNQAIITQLAEETGLPIAGTLYADALASEGDANTYLGMMRHNAQVLHDALAAPGHDDPGHDDHDHDHDHDHDHDHDHDHDHDHDHDHDHDHDDHGHDH